Proteins from one candidate division KSB1 bacterium genomic window:
- the rfbD gene encoding dTDP-4-dehydrorhamnose reductase — protein MKLMRKRVLITGANGLLGQNLLHVFAQNYDCTASGRNPEFVAARPEVSYRPCDITRRAEVVKLVREVMPNFIINAAAFTDVDGSEQQREACWQVNATAVGYLSEAARQVGARLIHVSTDYVFDGTSGPYTEAHRPNPLGFYGRAKLAGENAVIGSGASYAIARTMVLYGHGRRLRPNFVTWLIGQLRNGNAVRIVTDQFGNPTLASELAAALRVLAEAGRDGIYHICGREIIDRYHFALKIAEVFALNARLIAPIRTVDLKQQAPRPMHSGFDISKAVQELGIAMSGVVEGLQKFKRESADGQAA, from the coding sequence ATGAAACTGATGCGCAAACGTGTTTTGATCACCGGTGCCAATGGTTTGCTCGGTCAAAACCTGTTGCACGTCTTCGCGCAGAATTACGATTGCACTGCCAGCGGCCGCAACCCGGAGTTTGTGGCGGCACGGCCGGAGGTGAGCTACCGGCCCTGCGACATCACGCGGCGCGCCGAAGTGGTCAAACTGGTGCGCGAAGTGATGCCCAACTTCATCATCAATGCCGCCGCGTTCACCGATGTTGACGGCAGTGAGCAACAACGTGAGGCCTGCTGGCAGGTCAATGCCACCGCCGTCGGCTATCTCAGCGAGGCGGCCCGCCAGGTTGGGGCGCGACTGATCCACGTCAGCACCGATTATGTCTTTGACGGCACCAGCGGGCCCTACACCGAGGCGCATCGTCCCAATCCCCTGGGTTTTTACGGCCGTGCCAAGCTGGCGGGCGAGAATGCGGTGATTGGCAGCGGGGCCTCTTATGCCATTGCGCGCACGATGGTGTTGTATGGGCACGGCCGCCGGCTCAGGCCGAATTTCGTCACCTGGCTGATCGGGCAACTGCGGAACGGCAATGCCGTGCGCATCGTCACCGATCAATTCGGCAATCCCACACTCGCCAGCGAACTGGCCGCGGCGCTGCGCGTGCTGGCGGAAGCGGGCCGCGATGGCATCTATCACATTTGTGGCCGGGAAATCATCGACCGCTATCATTTTGCCCTGAAAATTGCGGAAGTCTTCGCTCTCAACGCCAGACTGATTGCGCCGATTCGCACCGTGGATTTGAAGCAGCAGGCACCCCGGCCGATGCATTCGGGCTTCGACATCTCCAAGGCGGTGCAGGAGCTGGGGATTGCGATGTCCGGCGTGGTCGAGGGTCTGCAGAAATTCAAACGGGAGAGCGCGGACGGCCAGGCGGCATGA
- the rnr gene encoding ribonuclease R: MKDLIERTLEVLAQQPARQFKAKELARLLHVPPARYAEYRNLLRSLAQQGLVAKLRRNHFAHVQPSSTLTGKLHVKTQGYGFLLAGDGQEEVFISQKNMRTALNGDLVKVELFARPSGRRPEGRVVAILQRSRNNIVGLLQRGRHFYYVKPDDIKLLHDIYIPEENLNDARPGQKVAVTIESWEDELQNPEGRVVKVLGFPGEPGVDVLSVAYAFDLPAAFPPEVEREAENLRMEPTPELLARRLDLRTLLTFTIDPEDAKDFDDAVSLRELDNGHYELGVHIADVSHFVKENSALDREALNRGTSVYLVDRVVPMLPERLSNDLCSLKPDCDRLTFSCLMEITPRGRLVNYQIVETIIHSKKRLNYEQAQRIIDGKESVSPEIDETLRRMNRLARTLTRRRLRNGSLDFDMPEVKVILDEQGHPVEIRRKVRQDSNRLIEEFMLLANQTVAQHIDLTLRRQSKHKPPFIYRIHEAPDPLKMKDFALFVKALGFTFDHQQQVTSKLLSDFLEQVAKTPEADLIENVMLRSLMKAKYSVTNKGHFGLAFQHYSHFTSPIRRYPDLIAHRMLKEYARGYRPELHDWYERKLDYAAQKASERELVALEAERASIKMKQVEFMASFLGEEFDGLISGVVAFGIFVEIPQFMVEGLVHISDLEDDYYVFEEKAYRLKGQNSGRVYRLGDPVRVKVVKVDVSERLLDFVLVEKKPRAARRQRPQEKPPRKRRKK, encoded by the coding sequence ATGAAAGATTTGATTGAGCGCACACTGGAAGTGCTGGCGCAACAACCCGCCCGCCAATTCAAAGCCAAGGAGCTGGCCCGTCTGCTGCATGTTCCGCCGGCAAGATACGCGGAATATCGCAACCTGCTCCGCTCCCTGGCGCAACAGGGTCTGGTGGCCAAGTTGCGCCGTAATCATTTTGCGCACGTGCAGCCGTCCTCGACGCTCACCGGCAAATTGCATGTGAAAACCCAGGGCTATGGCTTTTTGCTGGCGGGCGATGGCCAGGAGGAGGTGTTCATCTCCCAGAAGAATATGCGCACCGCGCTCAACGGCGATCTGGTCAAAGTCGAGTTGTTCGCCCGCCCCTCGGGCCGCCGGCCGGAGGGCCGGGTGGTGGCGATTCTGCAGCGCAGCCGCAACAACATTGTGGGCCTGCTGCAACGCGGCCGGCATTTTTATTATGTCAAGCCGGATGACATCAAGCTGTTGCATGACATCTACATTCCGGAGGAAAACCTCAATGACGCCCGGCCCGGGCAAAAAGTCGCGGTCACCATTGAATCCTGGGAGGATGAGCTGCAAAATCCCGAAGGCCGCGTGGTCAAGGTGCTGGGCTTTCCCGGTGAGCCGGGTGTCGATGTCTTGTCTGTCGCCTATGCCTTTGACCTGCCAGCCGCATTTCCGCCCGAGGTTGAACGCGAGGCGGAGAATCTGCGCATGGAACCCACCCCCGAGCTGCTGGCGCGACGACTGGACCTGCGCACGCTGCTGACTTTCACCATCGACCCCGAAGATGCCAAGGATTTCGATGACGCCGTCAGCCTGCGGGAGCTGGACAATGGCCATTACGAACTGGGCGTCCACATTGCGGATGTCAGCCATTTTGTGAAGGAGAATTCCGCACTCGATCGCGAAGCCCTGAACCGCGGCACCTCGGTTTACCTCGTCGATCGTGTCGTGCCGATGCTGCCCGAGCGCCTGAGCAACGATCTCTGCAGCCTGAAACCGGATTGCGACCGGCTGACGTTTTCCTGCCTGATGGAGATCACACCGCGCGGCCGGTTGGTAAACTATCAGATTGTTGAAACAATTATCCACAGCAAAAAGCGCTTGAATTATGAGCAGGCGCAGCGTATTATCGACGGCAAAGAGTCAGTATCGCCGGAAATAGATGAAACGTTGCGACGCATGAACCGGCTGGCCAGGACGCTCACCCGGCGCCGCCTGCGCAACGGCAGCCTCGATTTCGACATGCCGGAAGTGAAAGTCATTCTCGACGAGCAGGGCCATCCGGTTGAAATCCGGCGCAAGGTGCGGCAGGATTCCAACCGCCTGATCGAGGAATTCATGCTGCTCGCCAACCAAACCGTGGCGCAGCACATTGACCTCACCCTGCGCAGGCAATCCAAGCACAAGCCGCCGTTCATCTATCGCATCCACGAAGCGCCCGATCCGCTCAAGATGAAGGATTTCGCCCTGTTCGTCAAAGCGCTGGGCTTCACGTTCGATCATCAGCAGCAGGTGACCAGCAAGCTGCTCAGCGATTTTCTCGAACAGGTGGCCAAAACCCCCGAGGCGGACCTCATCGAGAACGTGATGCTGCGTTCGCTCATGAAGGCGAAATATTCGGTCACCAACAAGGGCCACTTCGGTCTGGCTTTTCAGCATTATTCCCATTTTACCTCGCCGATTCGCCGCTATCCGGATTTGATCGCGCATCGCATGTTGAAGGAATATGCCCGCGGCTACCGCCCGGAACTGCACGACTGGTACGAGCGTAAACTCGATTACGCCGCGCAAAAAGCCTCGGAGCGTGAACTGGTGGCGCTGGAAGCCGAGCGCGCCTCGATCAAAATGAAGCAGGTCGAGTTCATGGCCTCCTTCCTCGGCGAAGAATTCGACGGCTTGATCTCCGGCGTGGTCGCCTTCGGCATTTTTGTGGAGATTCCGCAGTTCATGGTGGAGGGGCTGGTGCACATCAGCGACCTGGAGGATGATTATTATGTCTTCGAAGAGAAGGCGTATCGCCTGAAAGGCCAGAACAGCGGGCGGGTTTACCGGCTGGGAGACCCCGTGCGCGTGAAAGTGGTGAAGGTGGATGTCAGCGAGCGGCTGCTCGATTTCGTGCTGGTGGAGAAAAAGCCGCGTGCCGCCCGCAGGCAACGCCCGCAGGAAAAGCCGCCGCGCAAACGGAGGAAAAAATGA
- a CDS encoding polyprenol monophosphomannose synthase has product MKECDLKAPIQQHVLVVIPTFNEAGNIDLLLDRLFGLNIPTLHVLIVDDNSPDGTAELVARRCRHEPRLHLLPREKKMGLGTAYVAGFKFALQNGFDLIFEMDADLSHNPEDIPRFLSKAGEYDLVIGSRYLTGVNVTNWPLSRLLLSLFANAYTRIITRMPIHDCTSGFKCFHRRVLEAIALDNIVSNGYAFQIELHYKAWRKGFRICEIPIVFTERLAGKSKMSRQIQLEAARMVWRLKLRDLLGKLNA; this is encoded by the coding sequence ATGAAGGAGTGTGACCTGAAAGCTCCCATCCAGCAGCATGTGTTGGTGGTGATTCCAACCTTCAATGAAGCCGGGAATATTGACCTGCTCTTGGACCGCCTGTTCGGCCTCAATATCCCGACCCTGCATGTTTTGATCGTGGACGACAACTCGCCGGATGGCACCGCGGAACTGGTGGCGCGGCGTTGCCGGCATGAACCACGGCTGCACCTGCTGCCTCGCGAGAAGAAAATGGGTCTCGGCACCGCCTATGTCGCGGGTTTCAAATTCGCGCTGCAAAACGGCTTCGATTTGATCTTCGAAATGGATGCCGACCTCTCACACAACCCGGAGGATATCCCCCGTTTTCTCAGCAAGGCCGGCGAATACGACCTGGTGATCGGCTCACGCTATCTCACCGGCGTCAACGTCACCAACTGGCCGCTTTCCCGGCTGCTGCTCAGCCTGTTTGCGAATGCCTACACCCGCATCATCACCCGCATGCCGATTCATGACTGCACCAGCGGCTTCAAGTGCTTTCACCGCCGCGTGCTGGAGGCCATCGCGCTGGACAACATTGTTTCCAACGGCTATGCTTTCCAGATCGAACTGCACTACAAAGCCTGGCGCAAAGGCTTTCGCATCTGTGAAATTCCCATCGTTTTCACCGAGCGCCTGGCGGGCAAGTCGAAAATGTCCCGCCAGATTCAACTGGAGGCTGCCAGGATGGTTTGGCGCCTGAAGCTGCGCGATTTGCTGGGCAAGCTCAACGCTTGA
- a CDS encoding cupin domain-containing protein, with protein sequence MPIHIKSPALIPAAGNKPKRIEEFVGRVNTQTATVSIARMRSPAGWSEPGQTPEFEEYTVVLAGMLRVTTKTGVHEVRAGEAVIVPRGEWVQYSTPGAEGAEYLAVCLPAFSPEIVHRDGE encoded by the coding sequence ATGCCGATCCACATCAAAAGTCCCGCCCTCATTCCAGCCGCCGGCAACAAACCCAAGCGCATCGAGGAATTCGTCGGGCGGGTCAATACCCAGACGGCCACCGTCAGCATTGCGCGCATGCGCAGCCCCGCCGGCTGGAGCGAGCCGGGCCAAACTCCAGAGTTCGAGGAATACACCGTGGTGCTCGCCGGCATGCTGCGCGTCACCACCAAAACTGGCGTCCACGAGGTCAGGGCCGGTGAGGCCGTGATCGTTCCGCGCGGCGAGTGGGTGCAGTACAGCACGCCGGGCGCGGAGGGCGCGGAATACCTGGCCGTGTGCCTGCCAGCCTTCTCCCCGGAAATCGTGCATCGCGACGGGGAGTGA
- a CDS encoding acyl-CoA thioesterase translates to MIENNLHLRVRYADTDKMGVAYYANYFKWFEAGRTEMLRATGLPYAEIEQLGVALPVTEACCTYRKPAHYDDLLRIVSRLREFPRASLRIEYEIFNQNDELLASGHTTHVFINADGRPVRPPRIFLQTLRPFFEKTA, encoded by the coding sequence ATGATCGAAAACAATCTGCATCTGCGCGTGCGTTATGCCGACACCGACAAAATGGGCGTGGCATACTATGCCAACTACTTCAAGTGGTTCGAGGCCGGCCGCACGGAAATGCTGCGCGCCACCGGCCTGCCCTATGCCGAAATCGAGCAGTTGGGCGTGGCCCTGCCCGTCACGGAGGCCTGCTGCACCTATCGCAAGCCGGCCCACTACGATGATCTTCTGCGCATCGTCAGCCGCCTGCGTGAGTTCCCGCGCGCCAGCCTGCGCATCGAGTATGAAATTTTCAACCAAAACGACGAGCTGCTGGCGAGCGGCCACACCACCCATGTTTTCATCAATGCCGACGGCAGGCCGGTGCGGCCACCGCGGATTTTTTTGCAAACGCTGCGACCCTTCTTCGAAAAGACGGCGTGA
- a CDS encoding M1 family metallopeptidase — MKRLTGLLVLLLISTTLAQTPPPSRPRPYPVFESVQFSRAVARGTRTRSGRPGPHYWQQYAKYQLQAMLDPVANHLSGSATIHYFNHSPDTLHTLAFHLRQNVFRAGALRNTQLPLTEGMSLQHVAVNGMPLFFSSRNNFEAGYTITGTLLRLRLPAKLLPHDSVTIAMAWSFAPPPAPGDGRQGQDGEVFILGYWYPQLAVYDDVSGWVADPYLGQSEFYMGYADYDVRLTVPQGWLVAATGTLQNAREIFSATTLARLEQAASSDAIVTVTTPAERAHAFRQNDKHSQLWHFRARQVRDFAWATSARFRWDATRARTGSAGSSQTVAIHCFYRESPAASAWVHGARYSRLATEFLSRLLWPYPYPHMTAVAGVLDGGGMEYPMLTVIQNYQDTLRLAGNLMHEISHMWFPMHVGSNETRHPWQDEGLTQFNSAKGVKQLFNFDRAVMGRESYLAIARAGREVELMRHGDLFPAADLYYALPYNKTAQVLFALQAILGEETFLRAYREYGKRWQNKHPQPYDFFNTCNDVSGRDLSWFWRIWFYETWTLDQAIAAVQTVGDSLEIIIEDRGLAAMPVPLTITRVDGTVEEHWLSEASWLAGGRRQSLRVAREPAVRRVAIDARNDFPDIDRSNQVWQP, encoded by the coding sequence ATGAAACGCCTGACCGGCCTGCTCGTTCTCCTGCTGATCTCCACGACCCTGGCACAAACCCCTCCACCTTCCCGTCCCCGTCCCTATCCCGTTTTCGAAAGCGTGCAGTTCAGCCGCGCCGTGGCACGCGGCACACGCACCCGCAGCGGCCGTCCGGGACCGCATTACTGGCAGCAATACGCGAAATATCAGTTGCAGGCGATGCTCGATCCGGTTGCCAACCACCTGAGTGGCAGCGCGACGATTCACTATTTCAATCATTCGCCGGACACCCTGCACACGCTCGCGTTTCACCTGCGACAAAACGTGTTTCGCGCCGGCGCTCTGCGCAACACCCAACTTCCCCTCACGGAGGGCATGTCGCTTCAGCACGTGGCCGTCAATGGCATGCCGCTCTTTTTTTCAAGCCGGAACAATTTTGAAGCGGGCTACACCATCACGGGCACGCTGCTGCGGCTGCGCCTGCCCGCAAAACTGCTGCCCCACGACAGCGTGACGATTGCCATGGCATGGTCCTTTGCGCCGCCACCGGCGCCGGGCGACGGCCGCCAGGGCCAGGATGGCGAAGTCTTTATCCTCGGCTACTGGTATCCCCAGCTTGCCGTTTATGATGATGTCTCGGGCTGGGTTGCCGATCCCTATCTCGGGCAGTCGGAATTCTACATGGGCTATGCCGACTACGATGTTCGCCTCACCGTGCCGCAGGGCTGGCTGGTGGCTGCCACCGGCACGCTGCAGAATGCCCGCGAAATTTTTTCCGCCACCACCCTGGCCAGGCTCGAGCAGGCGGCCAGCAGCGATGCGATCGTCACCGTCACCACGCCCGCCGAACGCGCCCACGCTTTTCGTCAGAACGACAAGCACAGCCAGCTCTGGCATTTTCGTGCCCGCCAGGTGCGTGATTTCGCCTGGGCCACCAGCGCACGCTTCCGCTGGGACGCCACCCGCGCGCGGACCGGCTCCGCCGGGTCCTCTCAAACAGTTGCCATTCACTGCTTCTACCGCGAAAGCCCTGCCGCAAGCGCCTGGGTTCATGGGGCACGCTACAGCCGGCTGGCGACCGAATTTCTCTCCCGCTTGTTGTGGCCCTATCCCTATCCCCACATGACGGCCGTTGCAGGTGTTCTGGACGGCGGCGGCATGGAATATCCCATGCTGACCGTGATTCAGAACTATCAGGACACGCTGCGTCTGGCCGGCAACCTGATGCATGAGATCAGCCACATGTGGTTTCCCATGCACGTCGGCTCCAATGAAACCCGCCACCCCTGGCAGGACGAAGGCCTGACGCAATTCAACAGCGCAAAGGGCGTGAAGCAACTCTTCAACTTTGACCGTGCGGTGATGGGACGGGAAAGCTACCTTGCCATCGCGCGCGCCGGCCGCGAAGTCGAACTCATGCGGCACGGCGATCTCTTTCCGGCTGCGGATCTTTATTATGCCCTGCCTTACAACAAAACCGCACAGGTTTTGTTTGCCCTGCAGGCCATTCTCGGCGAAGAAACCTTTCTGCGTGCCTACCGGGAATACGGAAAACGCTGGCAGAACAAGCATCCTCAACCGTACGACTTTTTCAACACCTGCAATGATGTCAGCGGCCGGGATCTCTCGTGGTTCTGGCGCATCTGGTTCTATGAAACCTGGACGCTCGACCAGGCGATTGCAGCGGTTCAAACGGTGGGTGATTCCCTGGAGATTATCATTGAAGATCGCGGACTGGCCGCCATGCCGGTGCCGCTCACGATTACCCGCGTGGATGGCACCGTCGAGGAGCATTGGCTGTCAGAAGCGTCGTGGCTGGCAGGCGGCCGGCGTCAAAGCCTGCGGGTTGCCCGCGAGCCCGCTGTGCGGCGCGTGGCGATCGACGCGCGCAACGATTTTCCGGACATCGACCGCAGCAATCAAGTGTGGCAGCCCTGA
- a CDS encoding acetyl-CoA carboxylase carboxyltransferase subunit alpha — MSGFMLEFERPIAELEKRIQEMREYDAAANAGLGEEIRKLEEKARRLREETYAKLTRWQRVQLARHPQRPYTQDYIDRMIDDFVELHGDRAFGDDPAIIAGLGRLGPHYVFIVGQQKGRDTKQKLYRNFGMPHPEGYRKALRIMKLAAKFQRPIISLVDTPGAYPGIGAEERGQAEAIARNLLEMSHLPVPIIVVIVGEGASGGALGIGVGDRVWMQENTWYSVISPEGCAAILWHDSTKAEQAAEAMKIGASDLIKLGIIDAIIAEPKGGAHRDYDEAARILKECLIFELDKLIKIPPEELVEQRIAKYGRMGFFERI; from the coding sequence ATGAGCGGTTTCATGCTCGAATTTGAACGCCCGATCGCGGAGCTGGAGAAGCGCATTCAAGAGATGCGCGAATACGACGCCGCCGCCAATGCCGGTCTGGGGGAGGAAATCCGCAAACTCGAGGAAAAAGCCAGACGACTGCGCGAGGAAACCTACGCCAAACTCACCCGCTGGCAGCGCGTCCAGCTCGCCCGCCATCCGCAACGGCCTTACACCCAGGATTACATCGACCGCATGATCGACGATTTCGTCGAGCTGCATGGCGATCGCGCTTTCGGCGATGATCCCGCCATCATTGCCGGCCTCGGCCGGCTGGGGCCGCATTATGTCTTCATTGTGGGCCAGCAAAAAGGCCGCGATACCAAACAAAAACTCTACCGCAATTTCGGCATGCCGCACCCCGAAGGCTATCGCAAAGCCCTGCGCATCATGAAACTCGCCGCGAAATTCCAGCGGCCGATCATCTCACTCGTCGATACGCCGGGCGCCTATCCCGGCATTGGTGCGGAAGAACGCGGCCAGGCCGAAGCGATTGCGCGCAACCTGCTCGAAATGTCCCACCTGCCGGTGCCGATCATCGTGGTGATCGTGGGTGAAGGCGCCAGCGGCGGCGCGCTCGGCATCGGGGTGGGTGACCGGGTGTGGATGCAGGAGAACACCTGGTATTCCGTCATTTCGCCGGAAGGCTGCGCCGCCATTCTCTGGCACGACAGCACCAAGGCCGAGCAGGCCGCGGAAGCCATGAAAATCGGTGCCAGCGATTTGATCAAACTCGGCATCATCGATGCCATCATCGCCGAACCCAAGGGCGGCGCGCATCGCGATTATGATGAAGCGGCGCGCATTCTCAAAGAGTGTCTGATCTTCGAGCTGGACAAGCTCATCAAGATTCCGCCGGAGGAACTGGTGGAGCAGCGCATCGCCAAGTACGGCCGCATGGGGTTCTTCGAAAGGATTTAG
- a CDS encoding glycosyltransferase, translated as MQTPTLSPDNLERHPRAGAPARRPAEPASAPDFSIIIVSYNVREFLRQALLSVRRALAGLSAEIFVVDNASDDGSAAMVRAQFPECVLLENARNLGFAAANNLALAQSRGRFVVLLNPDTVVQEDTFSAIRDFLLAHPATGLVGCKVLNPDGSLQLACRRSFPTPWVAFTKLSGLSALFPRSRWFGRYNLTYLPEDETCEVEAISGSFMVARREAMAQVGLLDEAFFMYGEDLDWCFRFRAAGWQIHYFPGTQIVHFKGESSKRSSLDSLRAFYQAMGLFVRKHFRRRMFIITYWLLHAAIWVRALMAFAKSAFDRLALPLLDLFILQLNLGLAIWLRFERSSVLTHYLVVDLVYSFVWLTCLALFGCYQRARFSSYQALVATLTGFLINASLTYFFKQYAFSRQVVLLAGVLNLILLAGWRLLVKVLYHLGIGTFSGTVGRTLLGTRTLIVGDFPSDVPLVERLKLNFGGSYELVGLVSLEPAQIGQTFAGLPVIAALPGLDTLLQAGNVPRIQQIIFSTQRVPFDRIMRAMSRSRRHQVSFKLVPSHLDVIIGKSGIDDIAQVPLIEIENRLARTLPRLSKRGFDLGLAALALVLLAPFFLIRLLLVRRCETVEIAMPPQPPLRLWHLAGGSRIDRWPWLLAILRGRLTWVGRELWEDAADFERVRGLGLLPGLTGLAQVSKRKIPLSQEEKDKYYLYYVTHYSPLLDLEILFRAFFRI; from the coding sequence ATGCAGACTCCAACCCTCTCACCGGACAATCTCGAGCGGCATCCCCGGGCCGGGGCGCCGGCGCGCCGGCCTGCGGAACCGGCCAGTGCACCGGATTTTTCGATCATCATCGTGAGTTACAACGTCCGCGAATTTCTGCGGCAGGCGCTGCTGTCGGTGCGCCGCGCGCTGGCGGGTCTCTCGGCGGAAATTTTCGTGGTCGATAATGCCTCGGATGACGGTTCCGCGGCCATGGTGCGTGCGCAGTTTCCGGAATGCGTGCTGCTCGAGAATGCCAGGAATCTCGGCTTTGCCGCGGCCAACAATCTGGCGCTGGCGCAGAGTCGCGGCCGCTTTGTGGTTTTGCTCAATCCCGATACCGTGGTGCAGGAGGATACTTTCAGCGCCATTCGGGATTTCCTGCTCGCGCATCCCGCAACCGGCCTGGTGGGCTGCAAGGTCTTGAATCCTGACGGCTCGCTGCAGCTTGCCTGTCGCCGCAGCTTTCCGACGCCCTGGGTGGCCTTCACCAAGCTCTCCGGTTTGAGCGCCCTGTTCCCGCGCAGCCGCTGGTTCGGCCGCTACAATCTCACCTATCTGCCGGAGGATGAAACCTGCGAGGTCGAGGCGATTTCCGGCTCCTTCATGGTGGCACGGCGGGAAGCCATGGCGCAAGTGGGGTTGCTGGATGAGGCGTTCTTCATGTATGGCGAGGATCTCGACTGGTGCTTCCGTTTTCGTGCCGCCGGCTGGCAGATTCACTATTTCCCCGGCACGCAAATCGTCCACTTCAAGGGCGAAAGTTCCAAGCGCAGCAGCCTGGACAGCCTGCGGGCGTTCTATCAGGCCATGGGATTGTTCGTGCGCAAGCATTTTCGGCGGCGCATGTTCATCATCACCTACTGGCTGCTGCACGCCGCGATCTGGGTGCGCGCCCTCATGGCCTTCGCCAAGTCCGCGTTCGACCGGCTGGCGCTGCCGCTGCTCGATTTGTTCATCCTGCAGCTCAATCTGGGGCTGGCCATCTGGCTGCGGTTCGAGCGCAGCTCCGTGCTCACCCACTACCTGGTCGTCGATCTCGTCTACTCCTTCGTCTGGCTCACCTGCCTGGCGCTGTTCGGCTGCTACCAGCGCGCGCGCTTTTCTTCTTATCAGGCGCTGGTGGCCACCCTCACGGGCTTTCTCATCAACGCCAGCCTGACCTATTTCTTCAAACAATATGCCTTCTCACGCCAGGTGGTGTTGCTGGCAGGCGTTCTCAATCTCATCCTGCTGGCCGGCTGGCGGCTGCTGGTGAAAGTGCTTTACCATCTCGGCATCGGGACTTTCAGCGGGACCGTGGGCCGCACCCTGCTGGGCACACGCACGCTGATCGTGGGCGATTTCCCTTCCGATGTGCCGCTGGTGGAGCGGCTCAAGCTCAACTTCGGCGGCAGCTATGAGCTGGTGGGGCTGGTGAGTCTGGAGCCGGCGCAAATCGGGCAAACGTTCGCCGGCTTGCCGGTGATTGCCGCCTTGCCCGGGCTGGACACCCTGCTGCAAGCCGGCAACGTGCCGCGGATTCAGCAGATCATTTTCTCCACCCAGCGCGTGCCGTTTGACCGCATCATGCGCGCCATGTCCCGCAGCCGCCGGCATCAGGTGAGCTTCAAACTCGTACCCAGCCATCTCGATGTCATCATCGGCAAATCCGGCATCGATGATATTGCGCAAGTGCCGCTGATTGAAATCGAAAACCGGCTGGCGCGCACCCTGCCGCGCCTGAGCAAGCGCGGCTTCGACCTCGGGCTGGCGGCACTGGCACTCGTGCTGCTCGCACCATTTTTCCTGATACGGCTGCTGCTGGTGCGACGCTGCGAGACGGTGGAAATTGCCATGCCGCCGCAGCCGCCGCTGCGCCTGTGGCATCTTGCGGGGGGCAGCCGGATTGACCGCTGGCCCTGGCTGTTGGCAATTTTGCGCGGCCGTCTCACCTGGGTGGGCCGCGAGCTCTGGGAGGACGCCGCCGATTTCGAACGTGTGCGCGGCCTCGGCCTGCTGCCCGGCCTCACCGGTCTGGCGCAGGTGAGCAAGCGCAAAATCCCCCTTTCACAAGAAGAAAAAGATAAGTATTATTTGTACTACGTTACACACTACAGTCCGCTGCTCGATCTGGAGATTCTGTTTCGCGCTTTCTTTCGAATTTAA